One Vicugna pacos chromosome X, VicPac4, whole genome shotgun sequence DNA window includes the following coding sequences:
- the CT47C1 gene encoding cancer/testis antigen family 47 member C1, which translates to MSTSGDGDPASGGLDGSTGAEGAPAGATRAGDGADRGSGPHGDHDDSGSPPGVAALEARRAAGDPGEAAGLVAALEGGSPEDDSDIGPVQDEDGEEEPPEVLEVEVDAHQFPMVGFNFLLLELLHSMLRRIHHNDHILVRPRSGRVVVRPRAPSPTGSAMLPVPPAPGGPGEGPAPKAQEPEEPEDPDEDASWETPEEGPAEEADDDISVWEMAEETSTPEGTTRYQYENSSEEAHGSESEGKEKFNKKQEEPEKHQDPAEGKPRNPSWEK; encoded by the exons ATGTCAACCTCGGGGGATGGAGATCCGGCCTCGGGCGGCCTGGACGGCTCCACGGGCGCGGAGGGAGCGCCGGCCGGAGCGACCAGAGCCGGAGACGGGGCAGACCGCGGCTCCGGGCCCCACGGGGACCACGACGATTCCGGGTCCCCCCCAGGCGTCGCGGCCTTGGAGGCCAGGAGGGCCGCGGGAGACCCGGGGGAGGCGGCGGGCCTGGTAGCGGCCCTGGAGGGCGGGAGCCCCGAGGATGACTCAGACATCGGGCCGGTCCAGGACGAGGACGGGGAGGAGGAGCCCCCGGAGGTCCTGGAGGTCGAGGTGGACGCCCACCAGTTCCCCATGGTTGGCTTCAACTTCCTGTTACTGGAGCTGCTGCATTCGATGCTGCGCCGCATCCACCACAACGACCACATCCTGGTGCGGCCCCGCAGCGGCCGCGTGGTGGTGCGGCCCAGGGCCCCCTCGCCCACGGGCTCAGCCATGCTCCCCGTGCCCCCGGCGCCCGGGGGGCCGGGAGAGGGGCCCGCGCCAAAGGCCCAGGAGCCCGAGGAGCCTGAGGACCCCGACGAGGACGCCTCCTGGGAGACCCCCGAGGAGGGGCCGGCGGAGGAGGCCGATGATGATATCAGCGTTTGGGAGATGGCAGAAGAGACCAGCACTCCTGAGG GAACAACTAGATATCAATATGAGAACTCCAGTGAAGAGGCTCATGGCTCCGAAAGCGAGGGAAAAGAGAAGtttaacaaaaaacaagaagAGCCGGAAAAACATCAGGACCCAGCAGAGGGCAAGCCCAGAAACCCCAG TTGGGAGAAATAG